The sequence GCCCGCCATCAATCCCTTACCCGCCTCGCCGCCTCCCCCGCCCCagcatccacatccatctcatcctcccttcGCGGTACTCCAGAACCAGGTGCAATAGAAAAAGAAGGCTTCAACATCTCCCCCGAAGAATGTATACGCCGTCTCCGAGCGAAAGCCCAACCCATAAGGTTATTCGGCGAATCCGATAAAGATCGGCGATTGAGACTGAGGGCTTTGGAGCTGCTGGAAGAGAaaagtgggagtgggggtggACATGGCCGGAACGATTTTATGAAGGCcctggaggagatggagagtgggttggataagaaggagattgagaggaagGCTAGGGAATTGCATAAGCAGAGTGAGGAGAGGTCGAAGTTGTCCAAGTTGGCTGATACCGAGTCAGTTGGGGAGAATGGGacgaaggaagagggaggagagggggagggggagggaggaaagaaggaaacgAAAGTCAAGAAAGGTCAGAATATGGGGAtattggatttgggtttgatCAAGTCTGATCCTAATAAGCTGTATCCTCTGATATACTACGCGCTGAAGGTTAGTACATCCCACTCGTGTTATCGTTCAATCGACTCTTATGGAAGTAGCATTCAGCCGGATGAGTGCTAATGGCAATCATCTTGGATTTACTTTACAGAACGTAGTaaaagaatgggaagaataTATGGACATCCGACCAGAAGAGATCAGACGGTCCACCCAAGGAAGGATGGCAGCAGCCACGCAGGTCCAGTCGGCTCAGAACCTGAAACCGCTCTTCAAGTCGTTGAGAtcgagggtgagtgagcCATTACCCCTCAAACCCAATACTCAATGTCCAGTGTCCAATATCCAATACCCTCAATACCCAATACCTCAAAACTAATGCTAATTCTAAGATAAAATACTAATATTGAATGGCGGATAGGACCTCCCCCCAGATGTACTCCGTCTCCTAGCCGAACTAGTCCACCACATGCAATCCCGCCAATACCTAAAAGCGAACGACGCCTACCTCCGTCTATCCATTGGGAATGCTGCATGGCCCATCGGAGTGACTTCGGTGGGTATCCACGAGAGATCCGCGAGAGAGAAGATCGGGCAAGATAATATCGCCCACGTGTTGAATGATGAAGTCTCCAGGAAATATATTCAGGCGGTTAAGAGGTTGTTGACTTTTTCGCAGACTGTTAGACCGCCTGAGGATGTTTCGCAGTTGATGGGTTAGGTAGGGTGTGGAGGCGGACAAAGAACCAGGCGCAATGTTTGTCTGTCGGTATGAGATTGGACAGAAGACGTGGACCTCAGCGTTGTCAGGTGAGGTCATCGCGACGTAGCGGAATACGGTTCTACACgagtgagatgaggtgactgggaaaggaagggaaaTCATGTTGTCATTGTAACGATGGGTCATTATGCATATCAACCATATTCATATCTCGATGCCTGTCTCACAACTGAAGTCCAAGTCTGCTGTTCTTCCGCCTGCTCGTCCTGCTCGTGAGCACATTTTTGGTCTGAGTAACAAAAGTCTCCCCAACGGAGCAGGTCATCTCAGACCGTCACTAGGATCTCGACCTGTTGAGTTTTTCCATATCTTCTGATATATGTTACATCTCTCAATTTTTACTGCGACTCTATATAGTGATATTATGTGTTGATGTATCCTGCGGTTCAAATCAGACCGTACTATTACAAAGCTTTTTCGAAGGTGTAATAATGAGATTTAGGGAAAAGAAATGAGATTTAGGGAAAGAcaagagatggagaaatgAAAGACGATTTCCAGATGGTTGTGTTTCGGTGGTGAGCCCTCAGATGATAATTGTCTACAGTACACCAGCTTCGAGTCCAGTCTACACTCTACCCTATCGTCGCTTTGACATCGGTAAACCTGTATAGCTTATTATCGTAGATATACTGGATGACGCTATTTGGTAAGAGATACCTATCGAGACAGAGTCAATAAGTATATGTCGTTTACTCAAGCAAGACAAAACCCACTTTATActcattcctcttctgacGAACAATCTGACTTTAGTCGAAGATATATCGTTATATATCAACTGCTTTATCACTATGACATTGCGTCTGAACCCGAACACATACATCAGCTTCGCATCAATTGAATAATGACAGCTACTCGGCTGACGATGGgacaacaaactcacctgtggtgatacagtatatcatgGGAAAGCAAGAATGCCCATACGTCCGATCCGGCTCTTTCAACGATGAGACAACCGAATCGACCGAGGATGATGTGCAGCTGAGCGACATAGCATGGTCAGTCAATATTTCCCATTCCATCgttctccctttcctctcatctcctcctttctcctcctctcatacatctcccatatcttctgctccctctccatcatccgtAATTGAGACAAGTCTgccaaacactcacatcaggtTCACTCCACACTCCCGGTTCACCAAAACTCTCAATTAAATCCCCACCAGCAAGCAACATGATCTtatatctcctcttcttgccatcacccatcaccacTCCCCCTTCACCATTCTTCCCGCCATtcaacatctcatcgaaGTGATCTAAGACTATAGCGGTTCGTTGATACTCCGGTTGACCAGCTTCCCACGGGTCCACCATCAACCATGTCGAGGTGTGCTCGACAGCGAGCTCGCACATCCTTACTCTGTGATTGGCTGGGGCGAGACCTGATTTCTTGTAGTATGATGATCTGCATGTAGGGTTAGCCTAAATACATATGACAGCTCCTTCACATGAGAGGGTACGATATATTGGCTATAGAGGGTAGACTGTGTCATGCATGTGGAGATGAAGTACTCACACAGGCGAATAATACCCTGCCATAATCTCGTATGTCTGAGATTCTataatctcatctttggCCATTTCGAACATTCTCAAGTGAAGATAAgtaggaggagagaaggaacCACAGGCGACTGCAAAGTCGTATAGTtgacatcagcttgatgattTTACTACGGTATATGGAAGCTGACAAGGATCTCAGCGACTCTCACCTATGACCAAGGGGATTTTACTCTCATCTGAACAACGACCCATATTAGCAACGCCCCTTGACATATCATATCACGCAGCTCCTAAGCGGACTCTGGAGCACCCagcccactcacctttcatcgtcttcctcagcCTATGCCTTGGGAAACTATagtccatctcccctctaAGATATGCCCCGGACCCACCATCCGTAGCCTGCGGTGCGCTCAGGTCCAAATCCGCTTCGCCATCATTAAGTCCATCTAACGCATCATATCCTTGTCCAGGTTCTTTTGACTTTGACCTCCTCgtactcccactcccattctGATTCTGTTTGGCGCCATCATTCTGTTCTGGATTATTCGTCAACTTGACTAATCCAGTCTGGTTCGTCACTCCGACCGAATTTGCCTCGGTACCAGCTGTAGCTTCTGTCGAGGAGGCTGGTCTATACTCTGGTGAATCATTCAAGGAAATCTCCCCCGTTCGCTTTTCGATGGATGCAGCTGAACTTTGCGCAGAGAGGGTACGCTGGTTGATATTGGGATTAGGGGAAGAATAAGATTTGAAAGCTTCTGATAAAGGTGGTGAGTCCGTATCTTCCTTGATGGGCGGAGTGGGTAATGGATATCGACCCTCCTCAGATTCTGGACTCGGTcgtctacctcttcctcctcctgcttcttctgctAGGGCTTTGGGGTCAAGTGGTGAAGGCGGATTACCAAATAGGTAGCCTGACACCAGCCTCCTAGATCTGCTAGACGATAGGGACAGGTCGTCTTCCGTGGAGCTGGTCGAGGGGATAGGTATCCTCTGTGGGACTGGGGCGTCTATCTTGGGAGTGGGTTGGATGGTATgtacagatgatgaggatgggagacGAGGGAGGGTTGGGTGGATACCGGTCTTCCCTGTTGGTGTTGGACCATAGCCATGCTGCTGATGTCGTTCAGGTAAGAGATGTGAGTCGTCATGAGGTGAAGATAAGGGTAATGTTTGGCTGGATTCTAAAGAGAGGTATTCTGGATCACCATGTTCGGACGTTGCTGCACCTGCGAATGGGGGGCTATTGAGCATCATGACAATTCGTCAGCAGCTTTCTCGCGTCAAACAACAGAGTGTATAATGATTTGGTAGTGATGGTCCAGGGTTACATGAAAGGATGAGACATCTCGCCAAGATATCAAACAACCAAGGAATGTTACTCACGAATCATTATGAAAGCTATGCAGACCCAGTCCAGGTAAGACCGGTGCGGGTGATTTGAACCCGTTTGCAGCCATGGTGTATGGTGTGTATGCGTACTACTCTATCTATGCTTTGGTTCTAGCGTTTTTGAGTGGTTCTAGAGTAGTTGTTGGGGGGTGTCGAGGTGAAATGAGGAATTTCGGCCGGCTGGTCGTTCAGATACTGTATTTATACTATTTCGTCCTTGGGAGTTCCTTTATACAGAGTAGGAATTGAGCTGAAGACGAATGGGTGGTGCCGTATGACGCAAGTAGTGAGCCCAAGGAAGTaggatgatgttgatgatgactgAGGAATGCTTCTTGATAATCTTTGTGTGTGTGTTCTTATGAGGATGTGTTTATGACTACTTGCACACGACTCATCGTTGTTTTTTTTTACcatgaggtgatgatgataaatAACTTGGTACTCGTAAGAAAGATAGGACCGAATAGCCgaattcagattcagattcagattcagattcgTATTCGTGTCCTGCAATGTCGCCATACACTCAACCCAAATTCCTAATACGATTACAAACTCACATTACGATCTCCGATGGGATCAACTAACTCCGTTTCAAGCGGATTAGCGTAGAATTGCATTGTAATCTCCGgtccgatgatgatggtctcAGAAGGACTCACTCATGACGTTGCACTGACAATCGATAGATACGAGTATATAAACAGAACGATCTGTCCGAGCTGCACATCACATCAAGGATCATACATTCAAGGCATTCTGGTACACTATCATGACATAGCACAACACGACTTATGCTTATGCTCCTCACAGTAGGACGTCTGCGTCATCTGTCTAAACTTGGAAATAGATCCCTCGCATCTACGAGCATCATAATGACCAGACCGAAATCCAAGcaatcacctccacctccctccaatTCAAGTCCAGAGGGGTATTGTCAATCATGTGGACGATTACTCCGTTAgtcccttcccttcccatccccttctcaccactCTCACTGATCCAGTGATAATTCATGTAGCAAGGGAAAACAAGTCCGATCCGACCGCAAGGAAATACTGTTCATCAACTTGCCGGGGACATGGTAaatccctccatctcagGGGGATACGATCCGAGCTGGTAAAAGCATATCATAAATCCTTGAATGACCGTCCGACGGGGCAGGTGATACTTTGTTCAGAAGTTGAGAAGATCGTATTTGACCCTTCTCAAAACACTACTCCGACATCGACACTGGACGAGATAGGTGACAATCTGAAAGAGGGCGGCGATAGTCGATCAAAATTGTCTCCAACGGAACAACGCGAAGAATCACGTAGAGCCGCAAGAAGGCTTGTAGCTTTTGGGTTCCCTTCTCAAGGTATACCCGAAGAGCAGAGGGAGGTCGAAGCGATAcagaatgggaagattgtGGAGACGAGCTTTGCCAAAGGTGAATGGGGTATAAG comes from Kwoniella bestiolae CBS 10118 chromosome 1, complete sequence and encodes:
- a CDS encoding nicotinate (nicotinamide) nucleotide adenylyltransferase — protein: MAANGFKSPAPVLPGLGLHSFHNDSPPFAGAATSEHGDPEYLSLESSQTLPLSSPHDDSHLLPERHQQHGYGPTPTGKTGIHPTLPRLPSSSSVHTIQPTPKIDAPVPQRIPIPSTSSTEDDLSLSSSRSRRLVSGYLFGNPPSPLDPKALAEEAGGGRGRRPSPESEEGRYPLPTPPIKEDTDSPPLSEAFKSYSSPNPNINQRTLSAQSSAASIEKRTGEISLNDSPEYRPASSTEATAGTEANSVGVTNQTGLVKLTNNPEQNDGAKQNQNGSGSTRRSKSKEPGQGYDALDGLNDGEADLDLSAPQATDGGSGAYLRGEMDYSFPRHRLRKTMKDESKIPLVIVACGSFSPPTYLHLRMFEMAKDEIIESQTYEIMAGYYSPVSSYYKKSGLAPANHRVRMCELAVEHTSTWLMVDPWEAGQPEYQRTAIVLDHFDEMLNGGKNGEGGVVMGDGKKRRYKIMLLAGGDLIESFGEPGVWSEPDLHIILGRFGCLIVERAGSDVWAFLLSHDILYHHRRNVIVIKQLIYNDISSTKVRLFVRRGMSIKYLLPNSVIQYIYDNKLYRFTDVKATIG